The DNA sequence AAAAGGAGCAAGATGTGTGAGTGAAATACTCTGTCCACCATATTGACTGGATGCTACTTGGGCAATAATCTGTGTGGCAATATTGCAAGCTGTTGAAAAACTGTGTGGCTTCTCTATAAATGTACCTGAAATTACAGTACCGTTTTGAAGCATATCTTCCAGGTTTACAAGATCACAGTTGTGCATATGCTGTGCAAAGTAATCCGCATCATGAAAATGAAGTATTCCCGCCTTATGTGCTTCCACTATCTCAGGATCAAGAAGTATTCTTTCTGTGAGATCCTTTGAAACCTCTCCAGCCATATAATCTCTTTGCACTGAAGCAACGGTAGGATTTTTATTGGAATTCTCCTGCTTTACTTCCTCATTGTCACATTCAATAAGTGCCAATATTTTATCATCTGTTGTGTTGTGTTTTCTCTTTATACTCTGAACATATCTATATGTAATATATCTTCTGGCAACCTCAAAAGCATTCTCTCTCATGATGCCATCCTCAACCATATCTTGTATCTCTTCCACGCTCATAGCACGATTCATGCTCATACATTGATTCTCTACAGTTTTGGCAATACGGTCTACCTGTGGCTTCTTTAATTTATCATCTTCACCCACTACAGCATTTGCCTTATAAATGGCTGCCATAATCTTTGAAATATCAAAATCAACCTCTGCACCACTTCTCTTTATGATTCTCATATCTGAATCCTTCCTCAAATTTATTACTATATGTTTCCCGTCTCTATCTCTGCCAAATCCTTAAAAACTCCAAGGCTTGACATTCACGTTTTCATAGTATACACAATATATAGTGTATGGTCAATGCGTATTTTACAACATAATGTAAAAAAACTTTATGTAGGAATTTCACCAAAAATACTTTTAAAATTTTCAAATCACAAAATATAAACAAACTTATTATAATTTTTCACCATAAAAAACTTAACAAAGTCTATTTCACTATTATTTTTTATTGTTTTTGAAACCTATATAGCTTATTTTAAAAATTATAAAAAATACAATATGAAACTCATTTTCATTTTCTCTTGACATATTCTCTTTGCTTTTATATTCTATTATCATATTTGAAGCTTTTGCTTAAACAAATAAATTTTACCTTTGGGATGGAAAATTTGTATAAATATATTTTAAAAAGATTATTATCATTAATACCTATACTTATAGGTATCAGCTTCATATCTTTTGCTCTTATCTACTTTACAGGAGGAGATGCTGTTGCAGTCAGATATGAGGCTATAGGAGGAGTTCTTTCTCCTGAGCTTCTAAACCAAAAAAGAGAAGAGCTTGGATTAAATCGTCCCTTTATGGTTCAATATTTCACTTGGTTGCTTGGAGTAATACAGGGAGATATGGGAATCAGCTATGTATCAGGCAAGCCTGTTTTTAGCTATATTATGAGCAAACTGCCAAATACATTGCTTCTTTCTCTCAGCGCATTGTTTACAACTATGTTTATCTCACTGCCACTTGGCATACTTTCAGCAGTAAAAAAGAATGGCATTTTTGACAATATTATAAGGACTATGTCATTCATAGGCAATTCACTCCCCAATTTTTTTGTGGCACTTGTGCTTTCATATATTTTCGCATTAAAAATGAAACTTTTGCCTGTAATATCACAGGGTACAAGCTTAAAAAGCCTTATACTGCCTACACTTACACTTTCACTCGCAATGAGTGCCAAGTATATCAGACAAATCCGTTCACTTATAATAGCAGAACTCTCAAAACCTTATGTAAGTGGAGCAAGAGCTAGAGGTATCAAGGAAAATATCATTATATTTTTTAATGTACTTAGACTTACATCTCTTACTCTTATCACTCTTATGACCCTTAGTTTTGGAAGCCTGCTTGGTGGCAGCTCTATAGTTGAAAGTATTTTTATGTGGGACGGTATAGGAAAACTTGCCATAGAATCTATAAATCTGCGTGACTATCCTATGATTCTGGCATATGTGCTTTGGATGGCGCTTATCTATGTTTTTGTAAATTTACTGGCAGATATTTCCTATTATTTCCTGGATCCAAGGCTTAGACTGGGAGGTGGTAAACATGCGAACTAAAAAAATATTACTTCCTTCCATCATAGTTGCAGCATTGTTGATATTTGCATTTTTATCACCTATGCTTACCCCTTATAGTATATCCAATCAAAACCTTATGATAGCAAAGGCCCCCCCTTCCTTCAATCATATAATGGGAACAGATATATATGGTAGAGATATGTTCTCAAGAGTTATTGCTGCAAGTAGGATAAGTATATTCTCTGCTCTGGCTGTAGTGCTTTTGATGGCGAGCATAGGCGTGATCATAGGAACTTTTTGTGGATATCTTGGCGGTATAGCCGACACTATACTTATGAGAGTATCTGATATATTCCTGGCATTCCCCGGCATTGTACTTGCTATTGCAACCTCCGGTCTTTTCCACAATGGCATATTTGGAGCAATAATTGCTCTTGTATCTGTGGGTTGGCCAAGGTATGCAAGACTTTCAAGAGGTCTGGTACTCTCTACTAAAACATCAACCTATATAAGTGCTGCCAGACTCAGTGGCTGTAATACTGTTCAAATAGTATTTACTGAAATATTGCCCAATATCGTTGGTCCAATTATAGTAACTGCAAGCCTTGATATAGGTACAAGTCTTATGGAAATATCAGCACTTTCTTTTCTGGGGCTTGGTGCTACTCCACCCACTCCTGAATGGGGGAGTATGATAAGTGAAAGTAGAAGTCTGCTTCAACTTACACCCTGGATCACACTCTCTCCGGGAATTGCGATATTTATCACAGTCTCCATATTTAATGTATTCGGAGAGTCACTTAGAGATTACTACAACGCATAACAAATATATAATTTTAAAGGAGAATATCTAATGAAAAAACAAATAAAACTTCTTTCTATTGCAATTACTACAACTTTACTTATGGGAGCCTGTGGTGCTTCCGGTAAGCAAACAAACAACACTACAACAAATACCGAAAATACTTCCGCCTCTACAAATACTGCAAAAACTATGGTTTATGGTACCAGCAGCTATGGTGTTGGAATGTCTGATGCCGGACTCAATCCTCATGAAGACTATTCAGGTTGGAGTTGTGTAAGATATGGTGTAGGCGAGACATTATTTAAATTGAATGAGAATCTGGAATTAGTACCCTGGCTTGCCGAATCCTACAAATTCTTAGATAACAATACTCTGGAAGTTGTTATAAAAGATGGAATCAATTTCTCATCAGGTAGAAAACTGGACGCTGCTGCTGCAAAAGAATGCTTTGAAGATTTATTAAAAGTGCATGACAGAGCACCAAATGATATGAAAATACAGGAAATAAAAGCAGATGGTCAAAACTTAACATTCACAACTACTGAACCTAATCCTGCACTGTTAAACTTTCTGGCAGAGCCATATACCGCTCTTATAGATATGCATGTTGGCGTAGATACAAGTAGAAATGTATCAGGAACAGGACCTTATAAAGCAACTGACGTTTCAGACAGTGAAATAAGTCTTGAAGCCAGAGATGACTACTGGGGCGGTGAAGTTTCAAAGAAAAATATATTGGTAAAGTCTATTACTGACGGTGATACCCTTACTATGGGACTACAATCAGGAGAGTTGGATGCTACCTATGGCCTTCCATATGCAAGCTATCCACTGTTTGAAAATGACAATTACAGTATAAATTCTGTTGCTACCAGCAGGGCATTCTTTATGCAGTTAAATTTTGACAATGAGCTGCTTAAAGATAAAAATATAAGATCAGCTATAGCTATGGCAGTTGACAAGAACGGATTTGTCAATGTATTGCTTGGCGGACATGGAAAAGTGGCAAACGGACCATTCCCTATGAAGGACTCTGAGGCAACAAACTATAGCTTTTCACCTGAAAAGTCAAAAGAACTTCTTGCAAATTCAGGGTGGACTGACAGTGATAATGATGGATATGTTGACAAGGATGGCAAAAACTTTGAACTAAACTACCTTACATATCCGGGAAGAAGTGAGCTTCCTATACTGGCACAAAGTGTACAGTCCAATCTAAAGGATGTAGGCATAAAGTTGAATATAAACAGTACTGAGAACTATCTTGAAGTACTAAAAGATAGTAACAGTTGGGATATATTTGCAAGTGCCATGGTCACAAATCCTACCGGTAACAAGGCTTATTTCTTTGATATGACCGCCTTAACTGATGCCTCAAAAAATAGAGGACATTACTCAAATTCCGAACTTGATGAGCTTGCAAAAACTCTAGCTACCACATTTGAAAGTGAAAAGCGTGAGGAAATAGCACAAAAAATGAGTGATATTTTGGTAGATGATTGCGGTTTTATATTTGTTTCACATTTACAGATGAGTCTTGTAAGTAAGAAAAATATTAAGGGACTTATTCCAATGCCATGTGATTATTATGAATTCAGTAAAGATCTGGTAATAGAATAATGAAAGAACTTTTGAAATTTGAAGATATAAATATTTCATATGAAAAAAGGCAGGTTCTATATGATGTATCATTTTCACTTGACTATGGAGAAATTCTAGGCATAGTGGGTAATAGCGGCTGCGGAAAATCCACATTGCTAAAAAGTATTTTGGGACTTGCCGGTCCCAAAGTACTAAGTGGAAATATATACTTTGAAGACAGTGATTTACTGGCAATAAACAGTCGTGATATGAGAAATATCAGAGGCAATCGTATCAGTATGGTATTTCAGGAATCCGGTATTCATACTAACCCCTTAAAAACTATCGGTGACACTGTTTTTGAAAGTATGAAAGCCCACAAACAGATTTCAAAAGAAGATTCCCTAGGCATAGCTTTAGATATATTTGAGAGTTTGTCTCTACCGGAACCTAAAAGAATATTAAAGGCATATCCCTTTGAGCTCTCAGGCGGTATGAATCAGAGGGTTGGCATTGCACTGGCTATGTTGAATAATCCCTCAATCATTTTGGCAGATGAACCTACCAGTGCACTTGATCCAATAGTTGCAGTCCAAATAGTAAATGAATTGAAATCACTGCGTGAAAAATATAATACAGCAATTATTCTTGTAACACACAATATAAAAATAGCCAGAAGTATCACTGACAATATTTTGATATTAAATGACGGGAAAGTAGTTGACTATGGAAAAACAACCGAAGTACTCTCCTCCCCCAAAAGTGATTTTACAAAAGAGTTGATACTTTCATCTGTTACTTGATTTTGGAGTATATATGAATGATATTTTGATTATAAAAAACCTTACCAAGCAATTCGAAGGAGAGACAAAACCAAGTATAGAAAATATTAATCTTAATTTAAAAGCTGGTCGATGTCTGGGTATAGTAGGTGAAAGCGGCTCCGGTAAAAGCACACTGGCAAGAGCTGTTACCGGATTGATTACTATAACAGAAGGTGAAATAACCTTTGATGGTAAATGTATCAGCAAATTTTCACCTGCTAATTACAGAAAGATTTACAAAGACTTGCAAATGATATTTCAGCTTCCAAGAGAAAGTTTCAATCCTGTACGAAGCCTTGGCGAAAGTATCCTGGTAAACCTAAAAAATTTCGGTTTTAAGGGGGATTGCAAAAAACAGGCGATTACCCTCCTTGACCGCTGCGGGCTAAATGAATCTTTCTATAATAAATATCCAAGTGAAGTTAGTGGGGGTGAATGTCAAAGAGCTGCTATTGCAAGGGCCATTGCCTGCTCTCCTAAGCTGCTTATATGTGATGAAGCAACCTCAGCACTTGATCTTATAGTACAAAGAAAAATAATATCTCTATTAAATGACCTGAAAGAGGAAATGAGCATGGCAATACTATTTATCTGCCATGATATATCTCTGGTTCACCATATGTGTGATGATGTAGCTGTAATGAAGGATGGACATATCGTGGAAAAAGATGTTACAAGCAGAATAATACACAGACCTTCAAATGAATATACGAAAGCATTGATAGAAGCATCCAATATATACTAGTATATTGTATGTTTCTGCTTGTTGTGATTTAATTATTTATATAATACCTGACTTCCGTCGTTTCTCTCAAAACCTAGTACTCTAGGTATACAAGAGCAT is a window from the Lachnoanaerobaculum umeaense genome containing:
- a CDS encoding ABC transporter permease, with translation MYKYILKRLLSLIPILIGISFISFALIYFTGGDAVAVRYEAIGGVLSPELLNQKREELGLNRPFMVQYFTWLLGVIQGDMGISYVSGKPVFSYIMSKLPNTLLLSLSALFTTMFISLPLGILSAVKKNGIFDNIIRTMSFIGNSLPNFFVALVLSYIFALKMKLLPVISQGTSLKSLILPTLTLSLAMSAKYIRQIRSLIIAELSKPYVSGARARGIKENIIIFFNVLRLTSLTLITLMTLSFGSLLGGSSIVESIFMWDGIGKLAIESINLRDYPMILAYVLWMALIYVFVNLLADISYYFLDPRLRLGGGKHAN
- a CDS encoding ABC transporter ATP-binding protein; amino-acid sequence: MKELLKFEDINISYEKRQVLYDVSFSLDYGEILGIVGNSGCGKSTLLKSILGLAGPKVLSGNIYFEDSDLLAINSRDMRNIRGNRISMVFQESGIHTNPLKTIGDTVFESMKAHKQISKEDSLGIALDIFESLSLPEPKRILKAYPFELSGGMNQRVGIALAMLNNPSIILADEPTSALDPIVAVQIVNELKSLREKYNTAIILVTHNIKIARSITDNILILNDGKVVDYGKTTEVLSSPKSDFTKELILSSVT
- a CDS encoding ABC transporter permease; this encodes MRTKKILLPSIIVAALLIFAFLSPMLTPYSISNQNLMIAKAPPSFNHIMGTDIYGRDMFSRVIAASRISIFSALAVVLLMASIGVIIGTFCGYLGGIADTILMRVSDIFLAFPGIVLAIATSGLFHNGIFGAIIALVSVGWPRYARLSRGLVLSTKTSTYISAARLSGCNTVQIVFTEILPNIVGPIIVTASLDIGTSLMEISALSFLGLGATPPTPEWGSMISESRSLLQLTPWITLSPGIAIFITVSIFNVFGESLRDYYNA
- a CDS encoding ABC transporter substrate-binding protein, which produces MKKQIKLLSIAITTTLLMGACGASGKQTNNTTTNTENTSASTNTAKTMVYGTSSYGVGMSDAGLNPHEDYSGWSCVRYGVGETLFKLNENLELVPWLAESYKFLDNNTLEVVIKDGINFSSGRKLDAAAAKECFEDLLKVHDRAPNDMKIQEIKADGQNLTFTTTEPNPALLNFLAEPYTALIDMHVGVDTSRNVSGTGPYKATDVSDSEISLEARDDYWGGEVSKKNILVKSITDGDTLTMGLQSGELDATYGLPYASYPLFENDNYSINSVATSRAFFMQLNFDNELLKDKNIRSAIAMAVDKNGFVNVLLGGHGKVANGPFPMKDSEATNYSFSPEKSKELLANSGWTDSDNDGYVDKDGKNFELNYLTYPGRSELPILAQSVQSNLKDVGIKLNINSTENYLEVLKDSNSWDIFASAMVTNPTGNKAYFFDMTALTDASKNRGHYSNSELDELAKTLATTFESEKREEIAQKMSDILVDDCGFIFVSHLQMSLVSKKNIKGLIPMPCDYYEFSKDLVIE
- a CDS encoding ABC transporter ATP-binding protein; the encoded protein is MNDILIIKNLTKQFEGETKPSIENINLNLKAGRCLGIVGESGSGKSTLARAVTGLITITEGEITFDGKCISKFSPANYRKIYKDLQMIFQLPRESFNPVRSLGESILVNLKNFGFKGDCKKQAITLLDRCGLNESFYNKYPSEVSGGECQRAAIARAIACSPKLLICDEATSALDLIVQRKIISLLNDLKEEMSMAILFICHDISLVHHMCDDVAVMKDGHIVEKDVTSRIIHRPSNEYTKALIEASNIY